The following DNA comes from Enterocloster bolteae.
CCAATAATCCCCCGTATGCTCTCCATTCCAAACCCATGATACCTCTTATCCTGTTTTCTGCTTTCAAGATTGGGATTGTTCTTCAGCACAGACCCTGATATGGTATTTTCCATGAAAATCTCGGTTGTTCCGTCCTCTTCCCTCACCACCAGCTCCAGTTCACGTTCTGTCTCAACCGCCATGCAGGCTTCGATTCCATTAGAAAGCAGATTATACAAAAGGGTGCCCATGTCCATGCTGTCAATCCTGTCCGGCCTTCCCATAACCACATACCGGAACCGGATTCCCTTTTCCCTGCACTCCTGAACCGCTTTAATCAGGGCTGCATTTAATCCCTCATTGCCTGTATCCTGGGGCAGTTCAGGATAGTTTCCCAGGTCTGCTCCCATGCGTTCAATATATTCGGCCGCCTCTGCGTACCGTTCCTTTGCCACCAGACGGTACAACACATTAAAGCGCCCCTTCATATCATGGCGCAGGCGGTTTACCTCCCGGCCCATTCTGTATAAATCCCGAATCTGTTCCTCCTGCTGGCACTTGGTTTCTCTTCTGAATTCCGCCTCGCGTTCTTCCCTCCGGTACCGCTCCAGCCTGTGGTAAAAGCCTCCTATAAAAACAATCACCCCAAAAATTCCCATTAACATACAAAGAGCCAGAACATATCTCCCTCTCTGGTCCAGTCTGCCTTCCTCCATAAGAAACATTCCCATAATCAGAATAAACATGCAGAAAAATGTTCCTGCCAGCATTCCATCCTCAGCCTGGACCGGTCCCTTTTTCCGTCCGTACAGTGCCAGAGCTGCCCGGCCCATGGAAAATTTAAGGGCACATCCTGCCAGTATGGGAAATACCACCGCGTCCCGGTCCATGATCATCAGTGTATTAAGACTTCTGCCTGTAATAATCCCCAATGTCCCATAGATCATATAAGAACTGCTGATGGCTATCAGAATCCACAAAAGACTGTGAACAATGACCTTTTGCGCCTTCCCATTCAGGGCAATCAAGCCATATGCAGTCAATACCACGCCATAGCTGATTCCCAGGAATCCTTCAAAGACAATATAACGGTTGAGCAGGACCATGATTCCATAATAGGCAAGGCATCCGCCTGTAAACAGCATGATTCGGGCAGCACCGGAATATTTCTTATCAAAACCATGGTCCATATATTCCATTGCCACGAGGGTGGACAATACATCAATCACATAAGCGGCTGCCGTGCTTTCTCCCATACTCCATCATCATCTCCCTTACGCCTTTTTTTCTGTCCCTTCCCATAGGAATAACTGCCCCGGTTTTAAGAACAGCATCCTGTTTTTCTATCTGGGAAATATACGCCTGATTCACCAGATAATTCCGGTGAATACGTAAAAAACCATAATCCCTCAGTTCCTCCGCCACAGGCTTTAAGCTCCCGTAAACAGAGTACTCCGCTCCGCCGGACATTTTGTAGGTCAGTGTATGGCCATTACACTCTATGTACATGATATCCCGCAGAAGCACCTCGCCTGCGCCAAAGCCCCCCTGAATTTTATAACTGATTTTCCTGCGGGCCGTCACCTGAAAATACTTCTGCAGCGCCCGTCCCATATCCCGTTTTAAAAGTCCCTTCCTTACAAACCACAGGGGCATATATTCGTGGGCATCAAACACCCAGCTCTCATGACTGGAAACAAATATAAGCCGGGTCTCCGGACAGCTAATGCCCAGCTGCTCTGCCAGCCAGAACCCATCCCTCTCCGGCATCTCAATATCCAGAAACACCAGGTCAAAGGGCTGCTGCTGCCCTGCTTCATATAACCTGCGTCCATCGGTAAAAAGACTTACCTGCATGTCCACGGTTCCCGGCATACTGCCGATATACTCTTTTATTTCCTCTTTGATCTGCTCCAGGTATACCCTGTCATCATCGCAGACAGCCACACGGAGTGTTTCCATGGGATTGACCCCCTTTTTTATTCTTATGATTGTGGGCAGGTGGTGCTTGTGGTTGGGTTGGGGTTAAGTTTGGTTTGGTTGAGTTGGGCATGGTTGGGGTAAGTTTCGCAGCATTGGGGTAAATTGTATTGAGTAAGTTGCATTGAGTAAGTTGCAATGGGATAAGTCAAGTCGAGTTAGACCCATATAATTTAATCCGGTTTAATCCCATGTCTTCCATACTTCGGGCTGATAACCAATTGTAGCCTTCTTACCATTTCTGACAATGGGCGACTTCAGGACTTTCTGGTTTTCCAGGACTTTCTCATCCCGGTCTTCAGCAGCAATGTACTTGATTAATGCCAGTGCGTCCTTATCTTTGCAATCATCATTCAACATAACATCCAGACCGCCCACGGCCTGTTTCACACTTGTGTATTCCCCCTTACTCATGCCTTTTTCTTTTAAGTCGATTAATTGGTATTTGATGTTCCGCTCTTTGAAGTAGCGTTCGGCTTTCTTTGTGTCAAAGCATTTTTTTGTTCCGAAGATTTGTATATTCATTGGGTAGTCCTCCATTCCATACTATAACAATGCTTCCAGGCCGGGTACCTGGAAATTTGCGGTATGGTTTATTGTCTCGCCAGCCGCGGCCTGCCGATGAAATTTCTCTGAGCCTTGCAAAATCTAAAAATATAATGTATAATAAGCATATAAAAGAGCAACCGCCCACAAGGTGGAAGCCTACGAGTCAATTTACGTCCTACATGAGGACGCGCCTATCCTGTTGGCTGACAGGGTAGGCATTTTTTT
Coding sequences within:
- a CDS encoding arsenate reductase family protein yields the protein MNIQIFGTKKCFDTKKAERYFKERNIKYQLIDLKEKGMSKGEYTSVKQAVGGLDVMLNDDCKDKDALALIKYIAAEDRDEKVLENQKVLKSPIVRNGKKATIGYQPEVWKTWD
- a CDS encoding LytR/AlgR family response regulator transcription factor, whose product is METLRVAVCDDDRVYLEQIKEEIKEYIGSMPGTVDMQVSLFTDGRRLYEAGQQQPFDLVFLDIEMPERDGFWLAEQLGISCPETRLIFVSSHESWVFDAHEYMPLWFVRKGLLKRDMGRALQKYFQVTARRKISYKIQGGFGAGEVLLRDIMYIECNGHTLTYKMSGGAEYSVYGSLKPVAEELRDYGFLRIHRNYLVNQAYISQIEKQDAVLKTGAVIPMGRDRKKGVREMMMEYGRKHGSRLCD
- a CDS encoding sensor histidine kinase; translation: MGESTAAAYVIDVLSTLVAMEYMDHGFDKKYSGAARIMLFTGGCLAYYGIMVLLNRYIVFEGFLGISYGVVLTAYGLIALNGKAQKVIVHSLLWILIAISSSYMIYGTLGIITGRSLNTLMIMDRDAVVFPILAGCALKFSMGRAALALYGRKKGPVQAEDGMLAGTFFCMFILIMGMFLMEEGRLDQRGRYVLALCMLMGIFGVIVFIGGFYHRLERYRREEREAEFRRETKCQQEEQIRDLYRMGREVNRLRHDMKGRFNVLYRLVAKERYAEAAEYIERMGADLGNYPELPQDTGNEGLNAALIKAVQECREKGIRFRYVVMGRPDRIDSMDMGTLLYNLLSNGIEACMAVETERELELVVREEDGTTEIFMENTISGSVLKNNPNLESRKQDKRYHGFGMESIRGIIGKYQGHYSYREESGRFIQEIDLRDG